The Deltaproteobacteria bacterium genomic interval AAACGCAATTGATGCTTCGATGGCTCGCGATCAAAGTCGCCGCGCAGATAAACGGTACGCAAAAGTACAATTCGGATGCCTACATCACGGGCAGCTCGAATCACCGCATCGGCCATTTCCGACGGGTCGACGTACGCCTGGCCGGTGGGTCGGTGGTGAACATAGTGAAATTCACCCACAGACGTGACGCCATTGAGCGCCATTTCCAAGAAGGCCTGGCGTGCGATCACATAAACATCGGAGGGTTCCAAGACTGCCGCGGCGCGGTACATCGCATTGCGCCAAGTCCAAAAATTGTCTTCCGCGGGTCCTCTTGTTTGAGTGCGGCCGCGCAGAACCCTTTGAAATGAATGAGAATGCGCGTTGATGGTCCCGGGAAGCAATGCACGCCTGGGTAGAGTGAGGTCAGGTTCACCTAATTGCGAGGATGGGCCAACATTTTGAATACGCCCTGCATCATTGATTTCAATGACCCAATCAGTGTGCGGGGTCGAGCCTACAAAAATGCGATCTGCGCTGATTTTCATAACCTTTTCGTACTCTTAGTTGCTGCACTGCGCAACCCACAGAAGCATTCAGAGGTCCTACGAAACCACCTTGACAAGGTTGATCGAGTTGGAAAGAGTTAAAGAGAGAGGAAAAAGCCATGCGCGATGAGTCGACAAACGATCAGAAAGCCCAACAAATCGTGGGCAGTGATTCGCAAAATGATACCCGAGAAGAGGAGAGTGGCAAACTCGCAGAGATTGCCGGTGAGCAGGAAACTAAACCAGGCGGTTTAATGGTATTCTTCGTGACCTCATCCCAAACCCGGCTGCCGAGCCGGTACCGGCGTCGCCGTAGACGCGCCTCCACCCGGCTTGCTCATATGCGCCGCCGTGAGCTGAGTTATACCGGCCCCAATTCCAACGATATTGGACGCTGATCCCGATCGAGTTTTGATACGATCCCGGATTGGTCCCATTTATAAGCACCAAATTTAGTGCCATCGCGGATTTCCGGCTTATCAGGTCGGGAAATGTGGTCCGAAGTATATTAACTTCCCTGATTTTGCTTAATTTTCCGATTCGGAGTATAAATCCACTAAGGTTTCAAGCCGAAACCAAAAGAATAGCTATTTTCATGGCTCTAAAGCTTTGAAATTGCTCTCGTAAGAGTTAATAAAGGCGCCTCCTCGCGGTGACACCTGTCACCAAAAGGGCTCTAAATTTATTTCGGCAACTAGGAAGTATTTATGGGCATATACACCAACAAGAAGGGCCTCGACCTTCCTATTACAGGCTCTCCGCGGCAAGTAATTGAAGATTCTCCAGAAACTCCCAAAGTAGCCATCGTCGCCACTGAATTTGTGGGCATGAAAGCCCGCATGGCAGTGGATATCGGTGATGAGGTCAAACGCGGCCAGCTACTCTTTGAAGACCGTAAGAACCCCGGCGTTCTCTTTACTGCTCCTGGAGCGGGTAAAGTCACTGCGATCAATCGCGGCGCTAAACGGGCTCTACTGTCTATGGTCATCGAATTAAGCGATGCTGAAAAGTCGGGCACGACAAGTGACTCTGACCATGTGAGCTTTGAAAGCTACACAGGCAAAGCTGGCGATGAACTTACTGGAGATGAAGTTCGAGCATTATTAATCGAGTCCGGTGAGTGGACGGCCATTCGGCAACGTCCTTACTCACGGGTAGCACCCGTGGATGGCAACGTACCTGCGATTTTTATTACCGCAGCCGATACCCATCCTCTGGCGCCAAGCGTCGATGTAGCAATCGAAGCCAACCAGGAAGCTTTCGAAGCCGGTGTTCGCGCTTTGAGAAAGCTCACCGATGGCGACGTTTTTCTCTGCGCGATGCAAAACTCCAAGGTGACCTCCACGGATTGTAAGGTCGAGGTCTTTGACGGCCCTCACCCCGCGGGCACCCCCGGTTTTCACATCCACACTTTGATGCCAGTCAACCGCAAACGCGCGGCATGGTACATCGGGTATCAGGACGTCATCGCAATCGGCCACTTGCTCGCAACCGGCAAGGTCTTCACCGACCGTGTTGTTTCGCTCGCAGGTCCAGCTGTTAAAGACCCTCGGCTTGTGAAAACTCGCCGTGGTGCAAGTACTTTAGCGCTGACCGACGGCCAGCTTAAGCCAGGCGAGAACCGCGTTATTGCAGGCTCCGTTTTAGGCGGACGCACTGCCGGTTGTGACGTTCAAGGATACCTTGGACGATTCAACAACCAGGTAAGCGTGCTTCCTGAAGGCCGTGAACGCGAATTTTTGGGTTGGCTTTCGCCAGGCGAAAATCGCTTCAGCGTGAGTGCGGCATTTATGTCCAAAC includes:
- the nqrA gene encoding NADH:ubiquinone reductase (Na(+)-transporting) subunit A, yielding MGIYTNKKGLDLPITGSPRQVIEDSPETPKVAIVATEFVGMKARMAVDIGDEVKRGQLLFEDRKNPGVLFTAPGAGKVTAINRGAKRALLSMVIELSDAEKSGTTSDSDHVSFESYTGKAGDELTGDEVRALLIESGEWTAIRQRPYSRVAPVDGNVPAIFITAADTHPLAPSVDVAIEANQEAFEAGVRALRKLTDGDVFLCAMQNSKVTSTDCKVEVFDGPHPAGTPGFHIHTLMPVNRKRAAWYIGYQDVIAIGHLLATGKVFTDRVVSLAGPAVKDPRLVKTRRGASTLALTDGQLKPGENRVIAGSVLGGRTAGCDVQGYLGRFNNQVSVLPEGREREFLGWLSPGENRFSVSAAFMSK